Proteins found in one Actinokineospora alba genomic segment:
- a CDS encoding SDR family NAD(P)-dependent oxidoreductase: MSRLVVVTGGTRGIGAAVAARFRAAGDEVVAVGRAECDVTDEDAVASFFAGLGPVDVLVNNAGISTSAPLARTQLADWEAQLTVNATGAFLCTRAVLPGMSSRDCGRIVTVASVAGRVGFRYTSGYTASKHAAVGLMRAVAAEVAGTGVTSNAVCPGYVRTDMTDQTVRRIEERTGRDGEAALAAMSPLGRLLEPEEVAFAVAFLAAPEAGAVNGQTLVLDGGGVQ; this comes from the coding sequence GTGAGCAGGCTGGTGGTGGTGACCGGCGGAACCCGGGGCATCGGGGCCGCCGTGGCGGCGCGGTTCCGGGCCGCGGGTGACGAGGTGGTCGCGGTCGGGCGCGCCGAGTGCGATGTCACCGATGAGGATGCCGTGGCGTCGTTCTTCGCGGGTCTGGGTCCGGTCGATGTGCTCGTCAACAACGCCGGCATCTCGACCAGCGCACCGCTTGCGCGGACGCAACTGGCCGACTGGGAGGCTCAGCTGACCGTCAACGCGACTGGCGCTTTCCTGTGCACACGGGCGGTGCTGCCGGGAATGTCCTCACGCGACTGTGGACGAATCGTCACCGTCGCCTCGGTCGCCGGGCGGGTGGGGTTTCGTTACACCTCAGGGTATACGGCTTCGAAGCACGCGGCGGTCGGCTTGATGCGGGCGGTCGCGGCGGAGGTCGCCGGCACCGGGGTGACGTCGAACGCCGTGTGCCCGGGGTATGTGCGGACGGATATGACGGACCAGACCGTGCGGCGGATCGAGGAGCGGACCGGGCGCGACGGCGAGGCGGCGCTGGCCGCGATGTCGCCGCTGGGCCGGTTGTTGGAGCCGGAGGAGGTCGCGTTCGCCGTGGCGTTCCTGGCCGCGCCCGAGGCCGGGGCGGTCAACGGGCAAACGCTTGTACTTGACGGAGGAGGAGTTCAGTGA
- a CDS encoding TrpB-like pyridoxal phosphate-dependent enzyme: MSGRTKFLLDESEMPTQWYNIIPDLPEPPPPPLHPGTKQPVGPDDLAPLFPQALIAQEVSGESYIDIPDEVQDVYRLWRPSPLYRAHRLERALGTPARIYYKYEGVSPVGSHKPNTAVPQAFYNAREGVTKLTTETGAGQWGSALAFACAVFGLECEVWQVRASYDQKPYRKLMMETFGATVHPSPSDLTVSGRAVLAEHPDSTGSLGIAISEAVEMAAADPDTRYALGSVLNHVLLHQTVIGEEALKQFELAGDTPDVIVGCTGGGSNFGGLAFPFLREKLAGRMSPAIRAVEPAACPSLTRGVYAYDFGDTAGLTPLLKMHTLGHGFIPDPIHAGGLRYHGMSPLLSHIYELGLIDAVALPQQECFAAGVRFARAEGIIPAPEPTHALAECVREALRCKETGEEKVILTALCGHAHLDLPAYGAYLGGEMIDHDLPEEEIERALAELPAST, from the coding sequence ATGTCCGGACGCACGAAGTTCCTGCTCGACGAGTCGGAGATGCCGACCCAGTGGTACAACATCATCCCCGACCTGCCGGAGCCGCCGCCCCCGCCGCTGCACCCGGGGACGAAGCAGCCGGTCGGGCCGGACGACCTGGCGCCGCTGTTCCCGCAGGCGCTGATCGCGCAGGAGGTGTCGGGGGAGAGCTACATCGACATCCCCGACGAGGTCCAGGACGTGTACCGGCTGTGGCGGCCGTCGCCGCTGTACCGCGCCCACCGCCTTGAGCGCGCGCTCGGCACGCCCGCGCGGATCTACTACAAGTACGAGGGTGTCAGCCCGGTCGGCTCGCACAAGCCGAACACCGCCGTCCCGCAAGCGTTCTACAACGCGCGCGAGGGGGTCACGAAGCTGACGACGGAGACCGGTGCGGGCCAGTGGGGCAGTGCTCTCGCGTTCGCCTGCGCGGTGTTCGGCTTGGAGTGCGAGGTCTGGCAGGTGCGGGCGTCGTATGACCAGAAGCCGTACCGCAAGCTGATGATGGAGACGTTCGGCGCGACCGTGCACCCGAGTCCGTCGGATCTCACCGTGTCCGGCCGGGCGGTGCTGGCCGAGCACCCGGACTCGACCGGCAGCCTCGGCATCGCGATCAGCGAGGCGGTCGAGATGGCCGCCGCCGACCCCGACACCCGCTACGCGCTGGGCAGCGTGCTCAACCATGTGCTGCTGCACCAGACGGTGATCGGGGAGGAGGCGCTGAAGCAGTTCGAGCTGGCTGGGGACACCCCGGACGTCATCGTCGGCTGCACGGGCGGCGGATCCAACTTCGGTGGCCTGGCGTTCCCGTTCCTGCGGGAGAAACTGGCCGGTCGCATGTCGCCCGCCATCCGCGCGGTCGAGCCCGCGGCGTGCCCGTCGCTGACCCGGGGCGTCTACGCCTACGACTTCGGCGACACGGCGGGCCTGACCCCGTTGCTGAAGATGCACACCCTCGGCCACGGCTTCATTCCCGACCCGATCCACGCGGGTGGTCTGCGCTACCACGGCATGTCGCCGCTGCTGTCGCACATCTACGAGCTGGGCCTGATCGACGCCGTCGCCCTGCCGCAGCAGGAGTGCTTCGCCGCTGGCGTCCGGTTTGCCCGGGCCGAGGGCATCATCCCGGCGCCTGAGCCGACCCACGCTTTGGCTGAGTGCGTCCGCGAAGCGTTGCGGTGCAAGGAGACCGGCGAGGAGAAGGTGATCCTGACGGCCCTGTGCGGCCACGCCCACCTCGACCTGCCCGCCTATGGTGCCTACCTCGGCGGCGAGATGATCGACCACGACCTGCCCGAGGAGGAGATCGAGCGCGCGCTCGCCGAGCTGCCCGCGTCTACCTGA
- a CDS encoding enoyl-CoA hydratase family protein, translating to MSPFRASPGFTEKWEHFGFDVTDGVATVTLNRPEKLNALTFDVYADLRDLLAELPHRGDARVLVLRGEGRGFCSGGDVEEIIGELQRMEPAQLLEFTRMTGAVVKALRECPLPVIAAINGIAAGAGSVIALASDFRLMARSASFAFLFTKVGLAGADMGSAYLLPRLVGLGRATELLILGDKVDADRADRIGLATQVVDDEDLAATATALARRLADGPALAYSTTKVLLTRELDMDLGSAIELEAITQALLMKSADHAEFYAAWSAGRRPVWTGR from the coding sequence GTGAGTCCTTTCAGGGCTTCGCCTGGGTTTACCGAGAAGTGGGAACACTTCGGCTTCGACGTGACCGACGGCGTGGCCACGGTGACGCTCAACCGACCGGAGAAGCTCAACGCGCTGACCTTCGACGTCTACGCGGACCTGCGGGACCTTTTGGCGGAGCTTCCGCATCGAGGCGACGCGCGGGTGTTGGTTCTGCGCGGGGAGGGCCGCGGGTTCTGCTCGGGCGGTGACGTCGAGGAGATCATCGGCGAGCTGCAGCGGATGGAACCGGCGCAGCTGCTGGAGTTCACCCGCATGACCGGCGCGGTGGTCAAGGCGCTGCGGGAATGTCCGCTGCCGGTGATCGCGGCTATCAACGGGATCGCCGCGGGGGCGGGCTCGGTGATCGCCCTGGCCAGCGACTTCCGCCTGATGGCCCGCTCGGCGTCGTTCGCGTTCCTGTTCACCAAGGTCGGCCTGGCCGGCGCGGACATGGGCTCGGCCTACCTGCTCCCCCGGCTCGTGGGCCTCGGCCGGGCGACGGAACTGCTGATCCTCGGCGACAAAGTCGACGCCGACCGCGCCGACCGCATCGGCCTGGCCACCCAGGTCGTCGACGACGAGGACCTGGCGGCCACCGCGACCGCGTTGGCCCGCAGGCTCGCCGACGGCCCGGCGCTGGCGTACTCCACGACGAAGGTGCTGCTCACCCGGGAGTTGGACATGGACCTGGGCAGCGCCATCGAACTGGAGGCGATTACCCAGGCCCTCCTGATGAAGAGCGCCGACCACGCCGAGTTCTACGCCGCGTGGTCGGCGGGCCGCCGCCCGGTCTGGACCGGCCGATGA
- a CDS encoding cation:proton antiporter regulatory subunit has protein sequence MNVEVTPLPGIGTRQDFVSRSGRRIGVITYRDGHAELIVSKQDDPDSCVASIPMTIEESSTLANLLGAPHLVAQLEDQHREVTGVTTRQLPLAPGSPFDGKTLGDTELRTRTAVSVVAVVRTGTVHPSPRPDFRFAGGDMLVTVGTAEGLARAADVIEHG, from the coding sequence GTGAACGTCGAGGTGACACCCCTGCCGGGAATCGGCACGCGCCAGGACTTCGTCTCCCGCTCCGGCCGCCGCATCGGGGTGATCACCTACCGCGACGGCCACGCCGAGCTCATCGTCTCCAAGCAGGACGACCCCGACTCGTGCGTCGCGTCGATCCCGATGACCATCGAGGAGTCGAGCACGCTGGCGAACCTGCTGGGCGCACCACACCTGGTCGCGCAGCTCGAGGACCAGCACCGCGAGGTCACGGGCGTGACCACGCGCCAGCTGCCGCTCGCGCCGGGCTCGCCGTTCGACGGCAAGACCCTCGGCGACACCGAGCTGCGCACCCGCACCGCGGTCTCCGTTGTCGCGGTCGTGCGCACGGGCACCGTGCACCCGTCGCCGCGGCCGGACTTCCGGTTCGCGGGCGGCGACATGCTGGTCACTGTCGGCACCGCGGAAGGGCTCGCCCGGGCCGCCGACGTCATCGAACACGGCTGA
- a CDS encoding RidA family protein — translation MTPHEIVTAPGLAAPVGFAHAVIATPGRAVYLGGQTAQDADGNIVGTAMADQFDVAAGNVVAALAAAGGSPGHLVSLVIYVTDVSAYKAALPELGPLWRKHFGRHYPAVALLGVTELFDAEAMIELIATAVIPHE, via the coding sequence ATGACCCCGCACGAGATCGTGACCGCCCCCGGCCTGGCCGCCCCGGTCGGCTTCGCCCACGCCGTCATCGCCACCCCGGGCCGCGCGGTGTATCTGGGCGGCCAAACCGCCCAGGACGCGGACGGGAACATCGTCGGCACCGCCATGGCGGACCAATTCGACGTGGCCGCCGGAAATGTCGTGGCGGCCCTCGCGGCGGCCGGTGGGTCGCCTGGCCATTTGGTGTCACTGGTGATCTACGTGACCGACGTGTCCGCGTACAAGGCGGCGTTGCCGGAGCTGGGCCCGTTGTGGCGCAAGCACTTCGGCCGCCACTACCCCGCCGTCGCCCTCCTCGGCGTCACCGAACTCTTCGACGCCGAAGCCATGATCGAACTAATCGCCACCGCGGTGATCCCCCATGAATGA
- a CDS encoding benzoate-CoA ligase family protein, with protein sequence MPDRLNLATYFLDRNLAEGRGERTALLGPTGPTTYAELAELTNRVGHVLHDLGVRVGQRVLLALGDGVEFVATWYAAQKIGAITAEVYTFLPAKDYAYFLDYTDAAVVVVDLTTLDRVREAGTAGRKVLVIGETSLRDNEYSFAPLVSAASPRLDSAPTHRDDVALWKFTTGSTGAPKACVHTNRSPVLSHDWYARGVLDLGPDDIVLPVPKLFFGYARDLAALYPFGVGGAGIVFGERTTPERIFELIAKYRPTILVNVPTMMSAMVAHPDAASQDLSCLRLCTSAGEALPPELHRKWDKAFGVEVVDGIGSSEAYHIYISNRPGAARTGSVGTLVPGYDARIVDQDGADVPDGETGTLEIIGATAAVGYYGDPDKSAQTFPGGDTVHTGDLFSRDADGAFHYQGRADDLLKVSGIWVAPSEIEHCLIGHPDVIECAVAGHETDGLVRPYAFVVARVEIDAEDLRAYVRERLSPHKTPERVVFVDALPRTTNGKLDRRALRGLDVAR encoded by the coding sequence ATCCCCGACCGGCTCAACCTGGCGACGTACTTTCTCGACCGCAACCTGGCCGAGGGGCGGGGTGAGCGCACCGCCCTGCTCGGGCCCACCGGTCCCACGACCTACGCCGAGCTGGCGGAGCTGACCAACCGCGTCGGCCACGTCCTGCACGACCTCGGCGTTCGGGTCGGGCAGCGGGTGCTGCTGGCGCTCGGCGACGGCGTCGAGTTCGTCGCCACCTGGTACGCCGCGCAGAAGATCGGGGCGATCACCGCCGAGGTCTACACGTTCCTGCCCGCCAAGGACTACGCGTACTTCCTGGACTACACCGACGCCGCCGTCGTGGTCGTCGACCTGACCACGCTCGACCGGGTCCGCGAGGCCGGAACCGCTGGCCGCAAGGTGCTGGTCATCGGCGAAACCTCCTTGCGGGACAACGAATACTCGTTTGCTCCCCTGGTCTCCGCCGCGTCGCCTCGTCTGGATTCCGCACCCACGCACCGCGACGACGTGGCGCTGTGGAAGTTCACCACGGGGAGCACCGGAGCGCCGAAAGCCTGCGTGCACACCAATCGCTCGCCCGTCCTCAGCCACGACTGGTACGCCCGTGGGGTGCTCGACCTGGGACCGGACGACATCGTGCTGCCGGTGCCGAAGCTGTTCTTCGGCTACGCCCGCGATCTCGCCGCGCTCTACCCGTTCGGCGTCGGGGGTGCCGGGATCGTGTTCGGCGAGCGCACCACGCCGGAGCGGATCTTCGAGCTGATCGCGAAGTACCGGCCGACGATCCTGGTGAACGTGCCCACGATGATGAGCGCGATGGTCGCGCATCCGGATGCCGCGTCGCAGGACCTGAGCTGCCTGCGGCTGTGCACGTCGGCGGGCGAGGCGCTGCCGCCGGAGCTGCACCGCAAGTGGGACAAGGCGTTCGGTGTCGAGGTGGTCGACGGGATCGGGTCGTCGGAGGCGTACCACATCTACATCTCCAACCGGCCGGGCGCGGCGCGGACCGGGAGCGTGGGCACTCTGGTGCCCGGGTATGACGCCCGGATCGTGGACCAGGACGGCGCGGACGTTCCAGACGGCGAGACCGGCACGCTGGAGATCATCGGCGCGACCGCTGCGGTCGGCTACTACGGCGACCCGGACAAGTCCGCGCAAACGTTTCCGGGTGGTGACACCGTCCACACGGGAGACTTGTTCAGCCGCGACGCCGACGGCGCGTTCCACTATCAGGGGCGCGCGGACGACCTGCTGAAGGTGAGCGGCATCTGGGTGGCGCCGAGCGAGATCGAGCACTGTCTGATCGGACACCCGGACGTCATCGAGTGCGCTGTGGCGGGCCACGAGACCGACGGGCTGGTGCGGCCGTACGCGTTCGTCGTTGCCCGAGTGGAGATCGACGCCGAGGATCTGCGGGCGTATGTGCGGGAGCGCTTGTCTCCGCACAAGACGCCGGAGCGGGTCGTGTTCGTCGACGCGCTTCCCCGGACCACCAACGGGAAGCTCGACCGGCGGGCGCTGCGCGGGTTGGATGTGGCGCGGTGA
- a CDS encoding DUF4240 domain-containing protein, producing MTDEAFWLLIERAAEQAGDRDEQAEWLAEELTRLPVEQIVGFQIQLSAHRLRADTWDMWAAARVIFDGFCSDDSFWYFQLWLLGLGRHTFDRVVAEPDLLAEVESVRALAAKPLRTWSERDWPDWESLDYAAATAYQDATGRELGLEKALLDAGIDLPVNPDPADVDWDPSDLTVVAARLPRLSLLFSARVR from the coding sequence ATGACCGATGAGGCGTTCTGGCTGCTGATCGAGCGAGCCGCGGAACAGGCGGGCGACCGCGACGAGCAAGCGGAGTGGCTCGCCGAGGAACTCACGCGGCTCCCGGTCGAGCAGATCGTCGGCTTCCAGATCCAGCTGTCCGCCCACCGGTTACGCGCCGACACCTGGGACATGTGGGCCGCGGCGCGCGTCATCTTCGACGGCTTCTGCTCCGATGACAGCTTCTGGTACTTCCAGCTCTGGCTGCTCGGACTCGGCAGGCACACCTTCGACCGGGTCGTCGCCGAGCCGGACCTGCTGGCCGAAGTCGAGTCCGTGCGCGCCCTGGCCGCGAAGCCGCTCCGGACGTGGTCGGAGCGCGACTGGCCGGACTGGGAAAGCCTGGACTACGCCGCCGCCACCGCCTACCAGGACGCCACCGGACGCGAACTCGGCCTGGAGAAGGCGCTCCTGGACGCCGGGATCGACCTGCCCGTGAACCCGGACCCCGCCGACGTCGACTGGGACCCCTCAGACCTGACTGTGGTCGCCGCCCGACTCCCCCGGCTGAGCCTCCTGTTCAGCGCGCGCGTCAGGTAG
- a CDS encoding creatininase family protein yields MTQFADLSSPQVADLLVGDRTPVLLLPVGAIEPHGPHAPLSTDPIISAGMCARAAERLADDPAVRVLVLPALPYGVTHYGEAFPGAVGINAETLHAIVVDVCTSLARQGFTKVVLVNNHFEPEHVTALTWAVDSLAEQGIHTGYLHLLRRRNVERLTEEFRSGSCHAGRYETSLVLADQPALVDTSVMRGLPPLIVDMPTAMREGRTDFVAMGMDQAYCGSPAEATAEEGQSTFDTLTELLIDAIRDLADQE; encoded by the coding sequence ATGACCCAGTTCGCCGATCTCAGCTCACCGCAGGTCGCCGATCTCCTTGTCGGCGACCGGACTCCGGTGTTGCTGCTGCCAGTGGGCGCGATCGAACCGCACGGGCCGCACGCTCCACTGTCGACAGACCCGATCATCTCGGCCGGGATGTGCGCACGGGCCGCTGAGCGGCTCGCCGACGACCCCGCGGTTCGGGTACTGGTCCTGCCCGCCCTGCCATACGGGGTCACGCATTACGGCGAGGCGTTCCCCGGCGCGGTCGGCATCAACGCCGAGACGCTGCACGCGATCGTGGTCGACGTGTGCACGTCCCTTGCGCGGCAAGGGTTCACCAAGGTCGTCCTGGTGAACAACCACTTCGAGCCGGAGCACGTGACGGCGTTGACCTGGGCCGTCGACTCGTTGGCCGAGCAAGGTATCCACACTGGATACCTGCATCTGCTGCGGCGGCGCAATGTCGAGCGGCTCACCGAGGAGTTCCGGTCCGGCTCCTGCCACGCGGGCCGCTACGAGACCTCGCTGGTGCTCGCCGACCAGCCCGCACTGGTGGACACGTCGGTGATGCGCGGGTTGCCCCCGCTCATCGTCGACATGCCGACCGCCATGCGCGAGGGCCGGACCGACTTCGTCGCGATGGGGATGGACCAGGCGTACTGCGGATCGCCCGCCGAGGCGACCGCCGAGGAAGGACAGTCCACTTTCGACACCCTGACCGAGCTGCTGATCGACGCCATCCGCGACCTGGCCGATCAGGAATGA
- a CDS encoding acyl-CoA dehydrogenase family protein: MAEYTEKVASGPLREIAKRGVPGLINRPLLAALAEHGLLGRIFQRGAAGYVPTSAMDLCVIREALARHCTEAETAFALQGLGAYPILLAGSSDVVEAWIPRIAAGEAAVGFALTEPDAGSDAAALALRATVDGDDFVLDGEKTYISHAPEAEVYSVFARTTDGAGARGITAFAVARDTPGLTGEHIDLLAPHPIGRLRFDGVRVPRSHILGDVDGGWGVAMRTLDMFRPSVGAFAVGMAQAALDAAVAHAAQRQAFGRSLSSFQGVSHQLADVATRLRAARLLVHDAAAAYDAEPGKTGHLSAMAKLFATETAQVAVDLAIQVHGARALERGHLLEHLYREVRAPRIYEGASEVQREIIARSLFKSVGAR, translated from the coding sequence TTGGCCGAGTACACCGAGAAGGTGGCGTCGGGTCCACTTCGGGAGATCGCCAAGCGAGGGGTTCCGGGGCTGATTAACCGACCGCTGCTCGCCGCGTTGGCGGAGCATGGGTTGCTTGGGCGGATCTTCCAGCGGGGTGCCGCCGGGTATGTGCCGACCTCCGCGATGGATCTGTGCGTCATCCGTGAAGCTCTCGCGCGGCATTGCACCGAGGCGGAGACCGCCTTCGCGCTCCAAGGGCTTGGGGCCTATCCGATTCTGCTCGCCGGGTCGTCCGACGTGGTTGAGGCGTGGATTCCGCGGATCGCCGCCGGTGAGGCCGCCGTGGGGTTCGCGCTGACCGAACCGGACGCCGGGTCCGATGCGGCGGCGCTGGCGTTGCGGGCCACTGTGGACGGCGATGACTTCGTGCTCGACGGCGAGAAGACCTACATCTCGCACGCGCCGGAAGCCGAGGTGTACTCGGTGTTCGCGCGCACCACCGACGGCGCGGGCGCCCGCGGCATCACCGCCTTCGCGGTCGCGCGGGACACCCCTGGTCTCACCGGTGAACACATCGACCTGTTGGCGCCCCACCCCATCGGGCGGTTGCGGTTCGACGGTGTGCGCGTTCCTCGTTCGCACATCCTCGGCGACGTCGACGGCGGGTGGGGGGTCGCGATGCGCACCCTCGACATGTTCCGCCCCAGTGTCGGCGCGTTCGCGGTCGGCATGGCGCAGGCCGCGCTGGACGCGGCGGTGGCGCACGCGGCGCAGCGGCAGGCGTTCGGGCGGTCGCTGTCCTCCTTCCAAGGGGTGTCGCACCAACTCGCCGATGTGGCGACCCGGCTGCGGGCCGCACGGCTCCTCGTCCACGACGCCGCCGCGGCCTACGACGCCGAGCCGGGGAAGACCGGGCACCTGTCGGCGATGGCCAAGCTGTTCGCCACCGAGACCGCCCAAGTGGCCGTCGACCTGGCCATCCAGGTGCACGGCGCCCGCGCGCTCGAACGGGGACACCTGCTCGAACACCTCTACCGGGAGGTGCGGGCGCCCCGCATCTACGAAGGCGCGTCGGAGGTCCAGCGGGAGATCATCGCGCGCAGCTTGTTCAAGAGTGTCGGTGCCCGCTGA
- a CDS encoding oxidoreductase, with amino-acid sequence MKVAIVGAGPAGLYLAILLRKAGHEVSVLERNAPDATFGWGVVFSEETLGALRDADPATHLEITDSFARWSTVDIRYRGKLLRSRGHTFSAIARKHLLGILQRRAADLGADLRFGVEVDELPQADLVVAADGANSRVRTRDFRASVKPQGCKYVWFGTDLVLDSFTFSFKETEFGLFQAHAYPFDENTSTWIVECAEPVWRRAGLDTMSEAESIAFCEKLFADDLGGHRLMSNRSLWLDFPLVRCASWHRGNVVLLGDAAHTAHFSIGSGTKLAMEDAIALATALARHSDLGAALTEYELDRQPMVERFQQAAGESAAYFGRTATYTGFEPVQFAFNLLTRSGRVSHTNLAQRDPDLIRVLDAWFASGTSMVPGAVAPPPLFAPLRLGATTLPNRLVAEDDSVRAARAGAGLVLAGPIAVSPEGRICPDTPLASTANVDELHDAGALVGLRLTHAGARGATRPAAQGLDIPLPADQAWPLLAASAVPFGPFAQTPKAMDADDLAAVRQAFADAAARAAEAGVDVLELDMADGHLLAGFLSPLTNRRDDEWGGGHRWAYPLSVLDAVREMWPRLLSVRLTVTDWAPRGLGLPEGIRLAKAVHEHGADLIHVRAGQSVAEARPEFRRGYLTTLSDQVRNQAGVPTLVGGYLTTPDEVNTIVAAGRADLCVLAPEPSPIEAVVLS; translated from the coding sequence ATGAAGGTCGCCATCGTCGGCGCCGGTCCGGCGGGCCTGTACCTGGCGATCCTGCTGCGCAAGGCCGGGCACGAGGTGTCGGTGTTGGAGCGCAACGCGCCGGACGCGACGTTCGGCTGGGGCGTGGTGTTCTCCGAGGAGACGCTCGGCGCGCTGCGCGACGCGGACCCGGCGACGCATCTGGAGATCACCGACTCGTTCGCCCGATGGTCCACTGTGGACATCCGGTACAGGGGCAAGCTGCTGCGCTCGCGTGGGCACACGTTCTCCGCGATCGCCCGCAAGCACCTGCTGGGAATCCTGCAGCGCCGCGCTGCCGACTTGGGCGCCGACCTGCGCTTCGGCGTCGAGGTGGACGAGCTGCCGCAAGCCGATCTGGTGGTGGCCGCCGATGGTGCCAACTCCCGGGTACGCACCAGGGATTTCCGCGCTTCGGTGAAGCCGCAGGGCTGCAAGTACGTCTGGTTCGGCACCGACCTGGTGCTCGACTCGTTCACGTTCTCCTTCAAGGAGACCGAGTTCGGCCTGTTCCAGGCGCACGCGTACCCGTTCGACGAGAACACGAGCACGTGGATCGTGGAGTGCGCCGAGCCGGTGTGGCGCCGGGCCGGGCTGGACACGATGAGCGAGGCGGAGAGCATCGCGTTCTGCGAGAAGCTCTTCGCCGACGACCTCGGCGGGCACCGGCTGATGTCGAACCGGTCGCTGTGGCTGGACTTCCCGCTGGTCCGGTGCGCGAGCTGGCACCGAGGCAATGTGGTGCTCCTCGGCGACGCGGCGCACACCGCGCACTTCTCCATCGGCTCGGGCACGAAACTGGCGATGGAGGACGCGATCGCGCTGGCCACGGCGCTGGCGCGGCACAGCGACCTCGGCGCGGCGCTGACCGAGTACGAGCTGGACCGCCAGCCGATGGTGGAGCGGTTCCAGCAGGCGGCGGGCGAGAGCGCGGCGTACTTCGGCCGGACCGCCACCTACACCGGGTTCGAGCCGGTCCAGTTCGCGTTCAACCTGCTCACCCGCAGCGGCCGGGTCTCGCACACGAACCTCGCGCAGCGCGACCCCGACCTGATCCGGGTGCTCGACGCCTGGTTCGCCTCGGGGACGTCGATGGTGCCCGGCGCGGTCGCCCCTCCCCCGCTGTTCGCCCCGCTGCGCCTGGGCGCCACCACGCTGCCGAACCGGCTGGTCGCGGAGGACGACTCGGTGCGCGCGGCGCGCGCGGGCGCCGGACTCGTGTTGGCCGGTCCCATCGCGGTGTCACCCGAGGGCCGGATCTGCCCCGACACGCCGTTGGCGTCGACGGCGAACGTCGACGAGCTGCACGACGCGGGCGCCTTGGTGGGTCTGCGGTTGACCCACGCGGGTGCCCGTGGGGCCACGCGACCGGCCGCGCAGGGGCTCGACATCCCGCTGCCCGCCGACCAGGCGTGGCCGCTGCTGGCCGCGTCCGCGGTGCCGTTCGGACCGTTCGCGCAGACCCCGAAAGCCATGGACGCCGACGATCTCGCCGCCGTCCGGCAGGCGTTCGCCGACGCGGCTGCAAGAGCGGCCGAGGCCGGGGTCGACGTGCTGGAACTCGACATGGCCGACGGTCACCTGCTGGCGGGTTTCCTGTCGCCGCTGACGAACCGGCGCGACGACGAGTGGGGCGGGGGGCACCGGTGGGCGTATCCGCTGTCGGTGCTCGACGCGGTGCGTGAGATGTGGCCGCGGCTGCTCTCGGTGCGGCTGACCGTGACCGACTGGGCGCCGCGCGGACTTGGCCTGCCGGAGGGAATCCGGCTGGCCAAGGCGGTGCACGAGCATGGCGCGGACCTGATCCACGTGCGGGCTGGGCAAAGCGTGGCCGAGGCGCGGCCGGAGTTCCGGCGCGGCTACCTGACGACGCTGTCGGACCAGGTGCGCAACCAGGCGGGCGTGCCGACGCTGGTGGGCGGATACTTGACCACACCGGACGAGGTCAACACGATCGTCGCCGCCGGACGCGCCGACTTGTGCGTGCTCGCACCGGAACCGTCACCGATCGAGGCGGTGGTGTTGTCATGA